In Gemmatimonadota bacterium, the DNA window TGCCGGAGTCCCTACATAAGCGGGCTCGCGAGATCGCGAAGAAAGAGGGCGTCTCCATCAACCAGCTTGTTGCCACGGCTCTTGCCGAGAAGCTGTCCGCCCTGGACGCGATCGAGTACCTCGAGGCTCGCGCGGCTCGCGGGTCGCGGGCGTCCTTCCTAGACGTGTTGTCCCGCGTTCCTGGTGTGGACCCCCAACCCGGGGACGAACTGCCTCATCGCACCGAGAAGTAGCGAGGCGGTTGCAGCCCAACAAGCGATTGCTGCAGTCGCGAGTGAGCGTGAGGGTCGCGCGCTTCGCTTGCGGTCACCATTCTTGTCGCGCAGCATCTATAAGGCGAAAGATGTCAATAGGGCGAAGCCCCCCCACCCCGTCCGCAGCGCGGACGGGAAGGCTCGGTCGTTTGGGCTGAAGCTCAAGGTCCTGCGTCATTGTTATTCGGTTAAGCCGTCATTCGGTACACACGTCGCGTCCGATCCTGGGCGAGCCTCCCTGAGGGGCTCAGGCATCTATTCGGGTTTAGGTCCCGGACGCTGGGACGTCCCATGATCTGCTATGCGAGTGGGGCGCTCAATCAGAATA includes these proteins:
- a CDS encoding toxin-antitoxin system HicB family antitoxin, encoding MSTMSLRLPESLHKRAREIAKKEGVSINQLVATALAEKLSALDAIEYLEARAARGSRASFLDVLSRVPGVDPQPGDELPHRTEK